The Mycolicibacterium parafortuitum nucleotide sequence ACGCCCCGCTGCTGCCGGCCCCGCCGTTGCCGCCGTTTCCGCCCGTCGCCACCCCGTTGGCGGCGAACGCGACGCCGCCGAGCCCGCCGGCACCGCCGTAGCCACCCAGGGCGCCGTCACCGCCGTTGCCGCCGGCTCCGCCGGTGGCGCTTCCGTCGAAGCTGTTCGCCCAGCCGCCGTTGCCGCCCGCGCCGCCGTTCGGCACGTCGACGCAGCACAGCGCGCCGATCGGATAACGACCGCCGTCGCCGCCGTCCCCTCCGTCACCGGCGACGATGTCGCCGTAACCGAGATAGGGGCCCGCGCCGGCGCCGGCCTGGGCGGTCACGCCGCCGGGGACCGGGTTGACCCCCGCCGAACCGGCGACGCCGGGCGCCCCGTTACCGCCCGCGCCGCCATTGCCCCACAGGGTCCCGCCGTTGCCGCCCGCCCCGCCGTTCTGACCGGGCGCGGTACCGTCGCCGCCGCGCCCGCCGTTGCCGAAGAGGCCGGCACTGCCGCCGCGGCCGCCGTTGGCGCCGTTGCCGCCGTTACCCCAGATGATGCCGCCGTCTCGTCCGTTGCAGGCGTTCCCGACGCAGTCGGCCGGGGCATCGGCGCCGTTGCCGAACAGCGGGCGGAACGGTGGGTATCCGGCCGCGGCCTGGGCGGACGCCGGGGCCGCAGACCGGTCGGCGTTGTGGGACGCGGTGGTCGCGCACGACTCGGTGAGCGGCAGACAGTCGGCGTAGGGGGCGGCCGGCAGCGACGATCGCGGCGTCGCGGCCGCGTCGGGTGCGAGCACCAGTGACGCACCGATCGCTGTTCCGGCCAGCCCGGCCGCAACGACCAGACTGGCGAAGAGCGGTGATTTCGCTGATACCTCGACGGCGATGGACACGCTGGAGATCCCTTCTCGAAAGCCGGTGAGGCTGGGAGGCGCTGGTCGACTACCTGGCTTCAAGATCGTCGCGCCAGAGCATAATTTGCGGATGCGTAGAAAACCAAAATGCTGGCAACGTCAAAGACTTCTGCGGGGCACGCAGGGTGTCACCTCGAACACGCGCGCGCTTGACCGAAAGGGGCGCTACCAGCAAATTTCGCGTCCGGCCGGTCGGGCGGTGAGGTGGCGCTCGACGGCGCCGAGAGCGCGCCGCGCGCCACGTATCGTGGCGCGCCGGCGCGCAGACCCGCGCGCTCGCGCGGCGAAGAGGGTGGCGAGGAGGGTGGCTAAGCCACGTCAGTTTGCGTGCAGGGCCTCGTTGAGGGTGATTCCCGTGCCGTCGCGCTTGACGACCTCGACGGCGCCGGTCACGGAGTTGCGGCGGAACAGCAGATTGGCGGCACCGGAGAGCTCGCGGGCCTTGACGGTCTGCCCGTCAGAGGTGGTCACCTTGGTCCCGGCTGTCACGTACAGCCCGGCCTCGACCACGCAGTCGTCACCGAGCGAGATGCCCAGGCCCGCGTTCGCGCCGAGCAGGCACCGCTTACCGACCGAGATGACCTGCGTGCCGCCGCCCGACAGCGTGCCCATGATGGACGCGCCGCCGCCGACGTCGGAGCCGTCGTCGACGACGACGCCCGCCGAGATGCGGCCCTCGACCATCGAGCTGCCCAGCGTGCCCGCGTTGAAGTTCACGAACCCCTCGTGCATGACGGTGGTGCCCGCTGCCAGGTGTGCGCCGAGGCGCACCCGGTCAGCATCGGCGATCCGCACCCCGGACGGCAGCACGTAGTCGACCATCCGCGGGAACTTGTCGACCCCGTGCACCGTGACCGGACCCCGGCGGCGCAGCCGCGCACGCACTCTCTCGAAGCCCTCGATCGCGCACGGTCCGTGGCTGGTCCACACCACGTTGGTCAGCAGCCCGAAGAACCCGTCGGCGTTGAGCCCGTGCGGCGCCACCAGCCGATGCGACAGCAGGTGCAGACGCAGGTAGACGTCGTACGCGTCGACGGCCTTGTCCTGCAGCGACGCGATGGTGGTCCGCACCAGCACGACCTCGACGTCGCGGTCCTCGTCGCGTCCCACCAGCGCGGCCAGTTCGGCGGGCGCCTCTGCGACCGACAACCGCACCGTTCCCGACGGCCCGTCCGCCGTCAGTTCGGGGGAGGGGAACCAGGTATCGAGAACGGATCCGTCGGCCGCGATCGTCGCGACGCCGACGCCAGAAGCTGCAGTCACGATGCAACAGGCTACCGCGCGCCCCGACCGGCTAACGTGGGTAGTTGTGCTGGACTTACACGCCGACCCGGTCGCCCTGACGGCGGCGCTGGTCGACATCCCCAGCGAGTCGCGCCACGAGTCCCGCATCGCCGACGAGATCGAACGCGCGCTGCGCGAGCAGACCACCGGCTTCGACATCATCCGCAGCGGGGACGCGGTGCTGGCCCGAACCGACTACGGCCGGCCGTCGCGGGTGCTGCTCGCCGGGCATATCGACACCGTTCCGGCCGCCGACAACCTGCCGAGCCGGATGCACGACGGGCTGCTGTACGGCTGCGGCACCTCGGATATGAAATCCGGCGACGCGGTATTCCTGCACCTGGCGGCGACCGTCGCCGATCCCGCACACGACATCACGCTCGTCATGTACGACTGCGAGGAGATCGAGGCCACGGCCAACGGGCTCGGCCGCATCGAGCGGGAGCTGCCCGAATGGCTCGCCGCCGACGTCGCGATCCTCGGCGAACCGTCCGGCGGCCTCATCGAGGCCGGCTGTCAGGGCACCCTGCGCGTCGTCGTCCGCGCCGCGGGCACCCGCGCGCACTCGGCCCGGTCCTGGTTGGGCGACAACGCGATTCACAAGCTCGGCGAGGTGCTGGCCCGGCTGAAGGCATATCGGGCCCGCAGCGTCGAGATCGACGGCTGCACCTACCGTGAGGGATTGTCGGCGGTGCGTATCGACGGCGGCATCGCCGGCAACGTGATTCCCGACGCCGCGAGCGTGACCGTCAACTTCCGCTTCGCGCCGGACCGCAGCGTCGAGCAGGCCCACGCGCACGTCCGCGAGGTGTTCGACGGCCTCGACGTCACCATCGAACTCACCGATTCCGCCGCAGGCGCTCTGCCCGGTCTGGCCAAGCCCGCGGCCGCTGCGCTGGTGCAGGCGGC carries:
- the dapE gene encoding succinyl-diaminopimelate desuccinylase, translating into MLDLHADPVALTAALVDIPSESRHESRIADEIERALREQTTGFDIIRSGDAVLARTDYGRPSRVLLAGHIDTVPAADNLPSRMHDGLLYGCGTSDMKSGDAVFLHLAATVADPAHDITLVMYDCEEIEATANGLGRIERELPEWLAADVAILGEPSGGLIEAGCQGTLRVVVRAAGTRAHSARSWLGDNAIHKLGEVLARLKAYRARSVEIDGCTYREGLSAVRIDGGIAGNVIPDAASVTVNFRFAPDRSVEQAHAHVREVFDGLDVTIELTDSAAGALPGLAKPAAAALVQAAGGQVRAKYGWTDVSRFAALGIPAVNYGPGDPNMAHRVDEHVEVAQITAVTEMLRRYLIA
- the dapD gene encoding 2,3,4,5-tetrahydropyridine-2,6-dicarboxylate N-succinyltransferase; translated protein: MTAASGVGVATIAADGSVLDTWFPSPELTADGPSGTVRLSVAEAPAELAALVGRDEDRDVEVVLVRTTIASLQDKAVDAYDVYLRLHLLSHRLVAPHGLNADGFFGLLTNVVWTSHGPCAIEGFERVRARLRRRGPVTVHGVDKFPRMVDYVLPSGVRIADADRVRLGAHLAAGTTVMHEGFVNFNAGTLGSSMVEGRISAGVVVDDGSDVGGGASIMGTLSGGGTQVISVGKRCLLGANAGLGISLGDDCVVEAGLYVTAGTKVTTSDGQTVKARELSGAANLLFRRNSVTGAVEVVKRDGTGITLNEALHAN